In one Roseburia intestinalis L1-82 genomic region, the following are encoded:
- the feoB gene encoding ferrous iron transport protein B: MAVKIALAGNPNCGKTTLFNALTGSNQFVGNWPGVTVEKKEGKLKGHKDVVIMDLPGIYSLSPYTLEEVVARNYLIGDRPDAILNIVDGTNIERNLYLSTQLMELGIPVIMAINMMDLVEKNGDKIHIDKLSKKLGCEVVEISALKGTGIQKAAEKAVALAQQKKNMVPVHEFSKDAEDVITEVENKLSGIVSEDQKRFFAIKLLEKDDKIKEQMKSVPDVSYEIKEMEDKFDDDTESIITNERYVYISSIIGECVSKSSKEKLTTSDKIDRIVTNRWLAIPIFAVVMFLVYYVSVTTIGSILTDWTNDTLFGEWIIPGAQSLFENIGCADWLTGLIVDGVISGVGAVLGFVPQMLVLFLFLAFLESCGYMARVAFIMDRVFRKFGLSGKSFIPMLIGSGCGVPGVMASRTIESDRDRKMTIMTTTFIPCGAKLPIIALIAGAFFDNAGWVAWSAYFVGVAAIVCSGIILKKTKMFAGDPAPFVMELPAYHWPTVGNVLRSMWERGWSFIKKAGTIITLSTIILWFLMNFGWTDAGFGMLSFDGLEGAALEAAQAECILAKIGSAIGWIFTPLGWTQSGNGWKMAVAAISGLIAKENVVATFGMLFGFAEVAEDGTEFWGNLAAVMTPVAAYGYLVFNLLCAPCFAAMGAIKREMNNTKWFWFAIGYQCGLAYVVSLCIYQIGTLITTGTFGIGTVVAFVLVIGLLYLLFRPYKESDTLKVNVKGMAGAR, from the coding sequence ATGGCAGTAAAAATTGCACTCGCAGGTAACCCAAACTGCGGAAAAACAACTTTATTTAATGCTTTGACTGGCTCTAACCAATTCGTAGGTAACTGGCCTGGAGTAACAGTAGAAAAAAAAGAAGGTAAATTAAAGGGACATAAGGATGTTGTCATCATGGACTTACCGGGTATTTATTCCTTATCCCCATATACGCTTGAGGAGGTCGTAGCCCGTAATTACTTAATCGGAGACAGACCGGACGCTATCTTAAATATCGTAGATGGTACAAACATTGAGCGTAACCTTTACCTGTCCACACAGTTGATGGAACTTGGCATTCCGGTTATTATGGCAATCAACATGATGGATCTTGTTGAGAAGAACGGTGATAAGATACATATTGACAAATTAAGCAAAAAGCTTGGGTGTGAAGTCGTTGAGATTTCTGCATTAAAGGGAACCGGTATCCAGAAAGCAGCTGAGAAGGCAGTTGCACTTGCACAGCAGAAGAAGAACATGGTTCCGGTACATGAGTTCTCTAAAGATGCAGAAGATGTGATCACAGAGGTTGAGAACAAACTGAGCGGTATTGTTTCAGAGGATCAGAAACGTTTCTTTGCGATCAAGTTATTAGAGAAAGATGACAAGATCAAAGAGCAGATGAAATCTGTTCCGGATGTATCATATGAGATCAAGGAAATGGAAGATAAGTTTGATGATGATACTGAGAGTATTATTACAAACGAGCGTTATGTATACATTTCATCCATCATTGGCGAATGTGTTTCAAAGAGCAGCAAAGAGAAACTTACAACTTCCGATAAGATCGACCGTATCGTGACAAACCGCTGGCTTGCAATTCCGATCTTTGCAGTTGTAATGTTTTTGGTATATTATGTATCTGTAACAACGATTGGTTCTATCTTAACAGACTGGACAAATGATACGCTGTTTGGTGAATGGATCATCCCTGGTGCACAGAGTTTATTTGAAAACATCGGATGTGCTGACTGGCTGACAGGTCTGATCGTAGATGGTGTGATCTCCGGTGTAGGTGCAGTACTTGGTTTCGTACCGCAGATGTTAGTACTGTTCCTGTTCCTTGCATTCTTAGAGTCCTGTGGTTACATGGCACGTGTCGCATTCATCATGGATCGTGTATTTCGCAAATTCGGACTTTCAGGAAAATCATTCATTCCGATGCTGATCGGTAGTGGATGTGGTGTTCCTGGTGTTATGGCATCAAGAACAATTGAGAGCGACCGTGACCGTAAAATGACGATCATGACAACAACCTTTATTCCTTGCGGAGCAAAACTCCCAATTATCGCTTTGATCGCAGGTGCTTTCTTCGACAATGCAGGATGGGTTGCATGGAGCGCATACTTCGTAGGTGTGGCAGCAATCGTATGCTCCGGTATTATTTTAAAGAAAACAAAAATGTTCGCTGGCGATCCGGCACCATTCGTTATGGAGCTTCCGGCATATCACTGGCCGACAGTTGGCAACGTATTAAGAAGTATGTGGGAGCGTGGCTGGTCTTTCATCAAAAAAGCTGGTACGATCATCACGTTATCAACCATCATCTTATGGTTCTTGATGAACTTCGGATGGACAGATGCAGGCTTTGGTATGTTAAGTTTCGATGGACTTGAGGGTGCTGCTCTTGAGGCTGCCCAGGCAGAATGTATCCTTGCAAAGATCGGTTCTGCAATCGGCTGGATCTTTACTCCGCTTGGATGGACACAGAGTGGTAACGGCTGGAAGATGGCAGTTGCAGCAATCAGCGGTCTGATCGCAAAAGAGAACGTCGTAGCAACATTCGGTATGTTATTTGGTTTCGCAGAAGTTGCAGAAGATGGTACTGAATTCTGGGGCAATCTTGCCGCTGTTATGACTCCGGTAGCTGCATACGGCTATCTGGTATTCAACCTCTTATGCGCACCTTGCTTCGCTGCAATGGGAGCTATCAAGAGAGAGATGAACAATACAAAATGGTTCTGGTTTGC